A section of the Marinimicrobium koreense genome encodes:
- the leuD gene encoding 3-isopropylmalate dehydratase small subunit: MKSFTQMTGIAAPMDRANVDTDMIIPKQFLKSIKRTGFGKNLFDELRYLDEGQPDQECTGRPLNPEFPLNFERYQGATVLLARENFGCGSSREHAPWALDDYGFRCVIAPSFAEIFYNNCFKNGLLPIVLDAKVVDRLFNEMYEQEGYQLTIDLEQQTVTTPSGESFAFEIDEFRKHCLLNGLDDIGLTLEHADAIEAYEAQRRKDAPWLFDGLR, from the coding sequence ATGAAATCCTTTACCCAGATGACCGGCATTGCGGCGCCCATGGATCGCGCCAATGTCGATACCGACATGATCATCCCCAAGCAGTTTTTGAAGTCGATCAAGCGCACCGGGTTTGGCAAAAACCTGTTTGACGAACTGCGCTACCTCGACGAGGGGCAACCGGATCAGGAGTGCACCGGGCGCCCGCTCAACCCGGAATTTCCGCTCAATTTCGAGCGCTATCAGGGTGCGACGGTGCTGCTTGCCCGGGAAAACTTCGGCTGTGGTTCCAGTCGTGAGCACGCGCCCTGGGCGCTGGACGATTACGGCTTCCGCTGTGTGATCGCGCCGAGTTTTGCGGAGATTTTTTACAACAACTGCTTCAAGAACGGTCTTTTGCCGATCGTTCTGGATGCGAAGGTTGTCGACCGCCTGTTCAACGAGATGTATGAACAGGAAGGGTATCAGTTGACCATCGATCTGGAGCAGCAGACGGTCACCACACCGAGCGGCGAGTCGTTTGCATTCGAGATCGATGAGTTTCGCAAGCACTGTCTGCTGAATGGTCTGGATGATATCGGTCTGACGCTTGAACATGCCGATGCGATCGAGGCCTACGAAGCGCAGCGCCGCAAAGACGCCCCCTGGCTTTTTGACGGATTGCGGTAA
- the leuC gene encoding 3-isopropylmalate dehydratase large subunit, translating into MSARTLYDKLWDAHLVQKRDDGSALIYIDRHIIHEVTSPQAFEGLRLAGRKPWRADSILATPDHNVPTTSKERASGVSGIQDPVSLIQVKTLDDNCDEYGITEYKINDQRQGIVHVIGPESGASLPGMTIVCGDSHTATNGALGALAHGIGTSEVEHVMATQCLVAKKMKNMLIRVDGELGPGVTPKDVVLAIIAKIGTAGGTGYAIEFGGDVFRNMSMEGRMTVCNMAIEAGARAGMVAVDQTTIDYVEGRPYAPKGENWTKAVEAWRDLKSDEGAHFDRVVEMRGEDIKPQVSWGTSPEMVVSIDDSVPDPEAEADAVKRESMKRALQYMGLQAGQPMRSIKLDRVFIGSCTNSRIEDIRAAAAVVKGKRKADSVKEAIVVPGSGTVKAQAEKEGLDKIFIDAGIEWREPGCSMCLAMNADKLGAGEHCASTSNRNFEGRQGYGGRTHLVSPAMAAAAAIAGHFVDVREITGGQAA; encoded by the coding sequence ATGAGCGCCAGAACCCTTTACGACAAATTGTGGGATGCCCACCTCGTGCAAAAGCGCGACGATGGCTCCGCCTTGATCTATATTGATCGGCACATCATCCACGAAGTGACTTCGCCCCAGGCCTTTGAAGGCCTGCGCTTGGCGGGTCGTAAACCCTGGCGGGCCGATTCCATCCTGGCCACGCCGGACCACAACGTCCCGACCACCTCGAAAGAGCGGGCCTCGGGCGTGTCCGGTATTCAGGATCCGGTGTCCCTGATCCAGGTGAAAACCCTCGACGACAACTGCGACGAGTACGGTATCACCGAGTACAAGATCAACGATCAGCGCCAGGGCATTGTGCATGTGATCGGGCCGGAGTCCGGCGCCAGTCTGCCGGGCATGACCATCGTTTGTGGCGACTCCCATACCGCCACCAACGGTGCCTTGGGTGCCTTGGCGCACGGCATTGGTACCAGTGAGGTGGAGCATGTGATGGCCACCCAGTGTCTGGTCGCCAAGAAAATGAAGAACATGTTGATCCGGGTCGACGGTGAACTCGGCCCCGGTGTCACTCCGAAAGATGTGGTCTTGGCCATCATTGCCAAGATCGGTACTGCCGGCGGTACGGGTTATGCCATCGAGTTTGGTGGCGATGTGTTCCGCAATATGAGCATGGAAGGGCGGATGACCGTCTGCAATATGGCCATCGAAGCCGGTGCCCGCGCGGGCATGGTGGCAGTGGATCAGACCACCATCGACTACGTGGAAGGTCGGCCTTACGCGCCCAAAGGCGAAAACTGGACCAAGGCGGTAGAAGCCTGGCGCGACCTCAAGAGCGACGAAGGCGCGCACTTCGACCGCGTGGTGGAAATGCGCGGTGAGGACATCAAGCCCCAGGTCAGTTGGGGGACTTCGCCGGAGATGGTGGTGTCCATTGACGACTCTGTGCCGGACCCGGAGGCGGAAGCAGATGCGGTCAAGCGCGAAAGCATGAAGCGGGCTCTGCAGTATATGGGGCTTCAGGCCGGTCAGCCGATGCGCTCCATCAAGCTCGATCGGGTGTTTATCGGCTCCTGCACCAACTCCCGGATTGAAGACATTCGGGCGGCGGCCGCGGTGGTCAAAGGCAAACGCAAAGCCGATTCAGTCAAGGAAGCGATTGTGGTGCCGGGCTCCGGTACCGTGAAAGCTCAGGCGGAAAAAGAAGGCCTGGATAAAATCTTTATCGACGCCGGTATCGAATGGCGTGAGCCGGGCTGTTCCATGTGTCTGGCCATGAACGCCGACAAGTTGGGTGCCGGTGAGCACTGTGCCTCCACCTCGAACCGAAACTTCGAGGGACGTCAGGGCTACGGTGGCCGCACCCACCTGGTCAGTCCGGCAATGGCCGCGGCGGCCGCCATTGCGGGCCATTTTGTCGATGTGCGTGAAATTACTGGAGGGCAGGCCGCATGA
- a CDS encoding FimV/HubP family polar landmark protein, with product MHLLRKLSFVIGLAALLVAQPGFALGLGESELKSALNQPFQADIQLTNLRGLSRNEIIVRLASQEDFERAGLERMAFYGQLEFELLLDHPEGPIVRVTTQQPVREPYMNFLVEARWASGRLLREYTFLLDLPTFDDERQAQPVQSATSGGTRSAAERQPEARPQPRQRAESETRPQAGYDGDTYSVTSNDTLWEIALRVRPGRDLSVQQTMLAIQRKNPEAFINGNINLLREGQVLRLPNRDEIRNLNPQNAVREVAEHNREWSGGALGAQLDAGQRGASQRSGPSDVSGQVRLAAPSQGNSGEAGQGGGASTDSGSELQAELSAAQEELEKSRRENRELSSRVEELEAQIDTMESLIEASNEQLRALQTSAQQNREAEQAQEEASDVAAAEPSPEAEAEAETPAAAADTSEAAAPAQEEPVDRSKRVVRSIPQEKTLMDHVMDNLLWIGAGVLVILLGVLALLRRRQSGETPVERDSDDDFEPAFDEEGFAEEFEPDESGSDHDSIDLAQEDAEPEEPDAWDEQTDDSVEAETGDVVGEADIYIAYGKLDQAEELLLKGLEKEPASPAILSKLLEVYAENRDVEAFDRHYSTLLGTDDRSAIQRAGELRDTIPGAGEFDVNALDTGATAPVDEQDDFSSLEQSDSDDFDFNLDLEEEPKASQSDQKAADDNELSLDDDFNFDLDDDLDLEEETVEPVTTESDLDASSNRYDLSFDESEPAAADEEFSLDFDLDDEDDQVTLQSEKTAEAGDGDQDDFPELDLKLDDEVGESDAPVTDSVSTDDDWNFELDETSSEGGIEALDDALSDLDEEPAETSSLTLEPMDGADSDKGSESVAEDDDLSLDFQDDADDELTVHESGLDRDATSEDEQEAGQDAFADLDDALAEDWSDAQRDQEPGVEAKPAADDSDDFDLDALETGDLDLSSLDEEMSDLDADLEGASDSEPENTPQADTAAQTPEPASADVDEDQVFEEALSGLASDDSAATESDSQESDEDMDAELDFLADTDEAATKLDLARAYIDMGDADGARDILEEVRQEGNEQQQQEAEELLGRIES from the coding sequence ATGCATCTGCTTCGTAAGCTGAGTTTTGTAATCGGATTGGCCGCCTTGCTGGTTGCTCAACCGGGATTTGCCCTGGGGCTTGGGGAGTCCGAGTTGAAGTCGGCGCTCAATCAGCCCTTCCAGGCGGACATCCAGTTGACCAACCTGAGAGGGTTGAGTCGCAACGAGATTATCGTCCGGCTGGCTTCCCAGGAAGATTTTGAGCGTGCCGGCCTTGAGCGCATGGCGTTCTACGGTCAGCTTGAGTTCGAATTGTTGCTGGACCATCCCGAAGGCCCAATTGTGCGGGTGACCACGCAACAGCCGGTGCGGGAGCCCTACATGAACTTCCTGGTGGAGGCGCGTTGGGCCAGTGGCCGTCTGCTGCGCGAATACACCTTCCTGCTGGATCTGCCCACCTTCGATGACGAGCGTCAGGCCCAGCCGGTGCAATCCGCCACGTCGGGCGGTACCCGGTCGGCCGCCGAACGCCAACCCGAAGCACGTCCGCAGCCGCGTCAGCGTGCTGAATCTGAAACCCGTCCCCAGGCGGGCTACGACGGCGATACCTATTCGGTCACGTCCAATGACACCCTGTGGGAGATTGCTCTGCGGGTTCGTCCGGGTCGCGACCTGTCAGTTCAGCAGACCATGCTGGCGATTCAGCGTAAAAATCCCGAAGCCTTCATCAATGGCAACATCAATCTTCTCCGCGAGGGTCAGGTTCTGCGCCTGCCCAACCGCGACGAAATTCGCAACCTGAACCCGCAGAATGCGGTACGCGAAGTGGCCGAGCACAATCGTGAGTGGTCGGGTGGCGCCCTGGGAGCCCAATTGGATGCCGGTCAGCGCGGCGCCAGCCAGCGCAGCGGTCCCAGCGATGTCAGCGGTCAGGTGCGCCTGGCGGCGCCGAGCCAGGGTAACTCCGGTGAGGCCGGGCAGGGCGGAGGTGCCAGCACGGATTCCGGCTCCGAGCTGCAGGCTGAGCTGTCAGCCGCCCAGGAAGAACTTGAAAAGAGCCGCCGTGAGAACCGGGAGCTGTCTTCTCGCGTGGAAGAGCTGGAAGCGCAGATCGATACCATGGAAAGCCTGATTGAGGCCAGCAACGAGCAGTTGCGGGCCCTTCAGACCAGCGCCCAACAAAACCGCGAAGCGGAGCAGGCGCAGGAAGAAGCCTCTGACGTGGCTGCGGCTGAGCCTTCTCCGGAAGCCGAGGCAGAGGCTGAGACTCCCGCCGCCGCGGCGGACACCTCTGAGGCCGCCGCGCCCGCACAGGAAGAGCCGGTGGACCGCAGCAAGCGGGTCGTGCGCTCCATTCCTCAGGAAAAAACCCTGATGGATCACGTGATGGACAACCTCCTGTGGATCGGTGCCGGTGTCCTGGTCATCCTGCTGGGTGTGTTGGCGCTGCTGCGTCGACGCCAGAGTGGTGAAACCCCGGTTGAACGAGACAGTGATGACGATTTTGAGCCAGCGTTTGACGAAGAGGGATTCGCGGAAGAGTTTGAGCCCGATGAGTCGGGCAGTGACCACGACAGTATTGATCTGGCGCAGGAAGATGCCGAACCGGAGGAGCCGGACGCCTGGGATGAGCAGACCGATGATTCCGTTGAAGCCGAAACCGGTGATGTGGTTGGTGAGGCGGATATTTACATCGCCTATGGCAAACTGGATCAGGCGGAAGAGCTGCTGCTCAAGGGGCTGGAAAAAGAGCCCGCTTCTCCGGCCATCCTGTCCAAGCTGCTGGAAGTCTATGCCGAAAATCGCGACGTAGAGGCGTTTGATCGCCACTATTCCACCCTGCTGGGTACCGATGATCGGTCGGCCATTCAGCGTGCCGGTGAACTGCGGGACACGATTCCCGGTGCCGGAGAATTTGATGTCAACGCACTGGATACCGGCGCCACTGCGCCTGTTGATGAGCAGGACGATTTCAGCTCGCTCGAACAGAGCGACAGCGATGATTTCGACTTCAATCTCGATCTGGAGGAAGAGCCCAAGGCGTCGCAGAGTGACCAGAAGGCGGCGGATGACAATGAGTTGAGCCTGGACGATGACTTCAACTTCGATCTGGACGATGATCTGGACCTGGAGGAGGAAACCGTCGAGCCGGTCACCACCGAGTCGGATCTGGATGCCTCATCGAACCGCTATGACCTGTCCTTTGACGAGTCCGAACCAGCGGCAGCTGACGAGGAGTTCTCTCTGGACTTTGATCTGGACGATGAGGATGATCAGGTCACCCTGCAGTCGGAAAAAACCGCTGAAGCGGGGGATGGCGATCAGGATGATTTCCCCGAGCTGGATCTCAAGCTGGACGATGAAGTGGGCGAAAGCGATGCGCCAGTCACCGACAGCGTCAGCACCGATGATGACTGGAATTTTGAGCTGGATGAGACCTCCTCCGAAGGTGGTATCGAAGCTCTGGACGATGCGCTTTCCGATCTGGACGAGGAGCCTGCGGAGACCTCTTCCCTGACGTTGGAGCCAATGGATGGTGCGGATTCAGACAAAGGTTCTGAATCGGTCGCTGAAGACGACGACCTGTCATTGGATTTTCAGGATGACGCGGATGACGAGTTGACCGTACACGAATCCGGCCTGGACCGGGACGCGACCTCTGAGGATGAACAGGAGGCGGGTCAGGATGCGTTTGCGGACCTGGACGATGCATTGGCCGAAGACTGGTCTGATGCTCAGCGTGACCAGGAGCCCGGAGTGGAGGCGAAGCCCGCAGCGGATGACAGTGACGATTTTGACCTGGATGCCCTGGAAACCGGTGATCTGGATCTGTCCTCACTGGATGAAGAAATGAGCGATCTGGATGCCGACCTCGAAGGTGCGTCCGATTCAGAGCCTGAAAACACTCCCCAGGCGGACACCGCCGCTCAGACGCCAGAGCCGGCTTCGGCCGATGTCGATGAAGACCAGGTGTTTGAAGAGGCGTTGTCTGGGTTGGCCTCCGATGATTCAGCGGCCACGGAGTCGGATTCTCAAGAGTCCGATGAGGATATGGATGCGGAGCTGGATTTCCTCGCCGACACCGATGAGGCGGCGACCAAGCTGGATCTGGCCCGTGCCTATATCGATATGGGTGATGCGGACGGTGCCCGCGATATTCTGGAAGAGGTGCGCCAGGAGGGCAACGAACAGCAGCAGCAGGAAGCGGAGGAGCTGTTGGGTCGAATCGAAAGCTGA
- a CDS encoding amidohydrolase, whose amino-acid sequence MQDLTLSLIQTTIAPDDPERNLAGYEPWLERARGSDLVILPEVFTTGFSATARDHAEVVGGRAWQWLAHWASELNAVVTGSLVVKDNDQYSNRLVWMRPDGSWVHYDKRHLFRMAGEHKRYAVGQERVLVELNGWRVLPMICYDLRFPVWSRNRGDYDLALYVANWPAARSLHWRHLLQARAIENLSYVAGVNRIGVDEKDQDYRGDSAIYGPAGEVLVNAEDSEGCFTTVLSAERLTQYRESFPAHLDADGFEILR is encoded by the coding sequence ATGCAAGACCTCACTTTATCCCTGATTCAGACCACCATTGCACCGGATGACCCCGAGCGTAACCTGGCCGGTTATGAACCCTGGCTGGAGCGGGCCCGGGGCAGTGACCTGGTGATACTCCCCGAAGTGTTCACCACCGGATTCAGCGCCACGGCGCGTGACCACGCTGAAGTCGTGGGCGGGCGAGCCTGGCAGTGGCTGGCGCACTGGGCGTCCGAGCTGAATGCCGTGGTGACCGGCTCTCTGGTGGTGAAGGACAATGACCAATACAGCAATCGCTTGGTGTGGATGCGCCCCGACGGTAGCTGGGTACACTATGACAAGCGGCACCTGTTTCGTATGGCCGGCGAGCACAAGCGTTACGCCGTGGGACAGGAGCGGGTGTTGGTCGAGTTGAATGGCTGGCGTGTTCTGCCGATGATCTGCTATGACCTGCGATTCCCGGTGTGGAGTCGCAACCGGGGCGATTATGATCTGGCCCTGTATGTCGCCAACTGGCCGGCTGCCCGATCGTTACACTGGCGGCACCTTTTGCAGGCGAGGGCGATTGAAAACCTGAGCTATGTGGCGGGCGTGAATCGTATCGGCGTGGATGAGAAGGATCAGGATTACCGTGGTGACAGCGCGATTTATGGTCCGGCCGGCGAGGTGTTGGTCAATGCAGAGGATAGCGAAGGGTGTTTTACCACGGTGCTCAGTGCGGAAAGGCTGACCCAATATCGTGAGTCATTTCCCGCCCATCTGGATGCGGATGGGTTTGAGATTTTGCGCTGA
- a CDS encoding LysR family transcriptional regulator: MDTQHLQAFVAVAETGSFSAAGQRLHLTQPAVSKRIATLEQQLNSPLFDRVGRQISLTHAGLSLLPNAKRILQEVADAERAITDLQGEVRGALSIATSHHIGLHRLPPTLRHFTERYPEVKLDLHFLDSEQAYGEVLQGRFDLGIVTLAPESDPRMAEDIIWRDQLHFVVSHNHPLAQRKSLTLADLSPWQAILPDTNTYTTRLVQALFDEQSLTLDVGMVTNHLDTLKMMVSIGLGWGVLPQTLLGDGQVHPLPLDHTVITRNLGAIHHKQRSLNNAARVFLQLLQG, translated from the coding sequence ATGGATACCCAACACCTGCAAGCCTTTGTCGCCGTCGCCGAAACCGGCTCGTTTTCCGCCGCCGGCCAGCGCCTGCACCTGACCCAGCCCGCCGTAAGCAAGCGCATCGCCACCCTGGAGCAACAACTGAACAGCCCCCTGTTCGACCGGGTGGGCCGGCAGATCAGTCTCACCCATGCCGGTTTATCGTTACTGCCCAATGCCAAGCGGATCCTGCAGGAGGTGGCGGACGCCGAACGCGCCATTACCGACCTTCAGGGCGAGGTGCGCGGCGCGCTGAGTATTGCCACCAGTCACCACATCGGCCTGCACCGCCTGCCCCCTACACTTCGCCACTTCACCGAGCGCTACCCCGAGGTGAAACTGGATCTGCACTTTCTGGATTCGGAGCAGGCCTATGGGGAAGTGCTGCAAGGACGCTTTGACCTGGGCATTGTCACCCTGGCGCCGGAATCGGACCCTCGCATGGCCGAGGACATCATCTGGCGCGACCAACTGCACTTCGTGGTGTCGCACAATCACCCCCTGGCCCAGCGAAAGTCCCTGACATTGGCGGATCTCAGCCCCTGGCAGGCGATTTTGCCGGATACCAACACCTATACCACCCGACTCGTTCAGGCGCTGTTCGACGAGCAGTCCCTGACGCTTGATGTGGGCATGGTGACCAACCACCTCGACACCCTGAAGATGATGGTTTCGATTGGCCTCGGCTGGGGAGTGCTACCGCAGACTCTGCTGGGTGATGGTCAAGTACACCCTTTGCCCCTGGACCACACGGTGATCACCCGCAACCTCGGGGCCATTCATCACAAACAACGCAGCTTGAACAATGCCGCGCGAGTCTTCCTGCAGTTATTACAGGGATAA
- a CDS encoding TIGR04219 family outer membrane beta-barrel protein, with product MKKVMLASGLMLAAPLASADFLGVYAGAGQWQSDYSGVIGDANNDIDVNELGLNESDNNFFYVAFEHPIPLLPNVRLQHTDLSSSQSATIVDTFTLDGETFTPGEVATDVDLTHIDGTLYYELLDNWVSFDLGLTIRKFDGYVQAESETVGNSQNVVLDEAIPMVYGKARFDLPLTGLSVGGQANVINYDDNSLSDMSVNVAYDFIDSMALDLGIEVGYRQMNLEINEDVTADVELSGPYASLNLHF from the coding sequence ATGAAAAAAGTAATGCTTGCAAGTGGTCTGATGCTGGCTGCACCGCTCGCCTCAGCGGATTTTCTCGGCGTATACGCGGGCGCTGGCCAATGGCAAAGCGATTACTCCGGCGTCATCGGTGATGCCAATAACGATATTGATGTCAACGAGCTGGGCCTGAACGAAAGCGACAACAACTTCTTTTACGTCGCGTTTGAACACCCGATTCCGCTGCTTCCCAATGTGCGTCTTCAGCACACCGACCTGAGCAGCTCTCAGTCGGCCACCATCGTCGACACCTTCACCCTGGACGGCGAGACTTTTACCCCCGGCGAAGTGGCCACAGACGTTGACCTGACCCATATCGATGGCACTTTGTATTATGAATTACTGGATAACTGGGTGAGCTTTGACCTGGGCCTGACCATCCGAAAATTCGATGGCTATGTACAGGCCGAAAGCGAAACGGTCGGCAATTCTCAAAACGTCGTGTTGGATGAAGCCATTCCCATGGTGTACGGCAAGGCCCGTTTTGATCTGCCGTTGACCGGCCTGTCTGTGGGCGGCCAGGCGAACGTGATCAATTACGACGACAACAGCCTGAGCGACATGAGCGTCAACGTGGCTTATGACTTTATTGACTCTATGGCGCTGGATCTGGGTATCGAAGTCGGCTACCGGCAGATGAACCTGGAGATCAATGAAGACGTGACCGCCGATGTGGAATTGAGCGGGCCTTATGCGTCGCTGAATCTGCATTTTTAA
- the asd gene encoding aspartate-semialdehyde dehydrogenase has translation MKVGFIGWRGMVGSVLMERMQAENDFADIEPVFFSTSNAGGKAPAVVDGVPPLKDAFDLDALKALDAIVTCQGGDYTTEVFGKLRDSGWKGYWIDAASTLRMADDAALVLDPVNLDVIKDSIAKGVKNYVGGNCTVSLMLMGLGGLFQNNLVEWATSMTYQAASGAGAQNMRELLNQMGGLRDSVASELEDPASAILDIDRKVAAAMRSDDFPTDQFGAPLAGSLLPFIDKQLDNRQSKEEWKGHVETNKILGRSDNPVPIDGLCVRIGSMRCHSQALTIKLNKDVPLDEIESMLAEANQWAKVVPNEREATLRDLTPTAVTGTLTVPVGRLRKMNMGSQYLSAFTVGDQLLWGAAEPLRRVLRILKEA, from the coding sequence ATGAAAGTAGGTTTTATCGGATGGCGCGGCATGGTCGGCTCCGTATTGATGGAGCGCATGCAGGCAGAGAACGACTTTGCGGACATCGAGCCGGTGTTCTTCTCCACCTCCAACGCCGGTGGTAAAGCCCCCGCGGTGGTGGACGGCGTGCCGCCCCTGAAAGATGCCTTTGACCTGGACGCCCTCAAGGCCCTCGACGCCATTGTCACCTGTCAGGGCGGCGACTACACCACTGAAGTGTTCGGAAAACTGCGCGACAGCGGCTGGAAAGGCTACTGGATCGACGCCGCCTCCACCCTGCGTATGGCCGACGACGCCGCTCTGGTGCTGGACCCGGTCAACCTGGACGTCATCAAAGACAGCATCGCCAAAGGCGTGAAAAACTACGTCGGTGGCAACTGCACCGTCAGCCTCATGCTGATGGGCCTCGGTGGCCTGTTCCAGAACAACCTGGTCGAGTGGGCCACCTCCATGACCTACCAGGCCGCCAGTGGTGCCGGCGCCCAGAACATGCGCGAACTGCTCAACCAGATGGGTGGCCTGCGCGACTCGGTCGCCAGTGAGCTGGAAGATCCCGCCTCGGCGATCCTGGATATCGACCGCAAAGTGGCCGCCGCCATGCGCAGCGACGACTTCCCGACCGACCAGTTCGGAGCGCCCCTGGCGGGGAGCCTGCTGCCGTTTATCGATAAGCAGCTGGACAACCGCCAGAGCAAGGAAGAGTGGAAAGGGCATGTAGAGACCAACAAGATTCTCGGTCGCAGCGACAACCCGGTGCCCATCGATGGGCTCTGTGTGCGCATCGGCTCCATGCGCTGCCACAGTCAGGCACTGACCATCAAACTGAACAAAGATGTGCCGCTGGATGAAATCGAGTCCATGCTGGCCGAGGCCAACCAGTGGGCCAAAGTGGTGCCGAACGAGCGTGAAGCCACCCTGCGTGACCTGACACCGACCGCGGTGACAGGTACCCTCACGGTGCCGGTGGGTCGCTTGCGCAAAATGAATATGGGTTCCCAGTACCTGTCCGCCTTCACGGTGGGCGACCAGCTTCTCTGGGGTGCTGCCGAGCCGCTTCGTCGCGTATTGCGCATTCTCAAAGAGGCCTGA
- the leuB gene encoding 3-isopropylmalate dehydrogenase, with product MGKQILLLPGDGIGPEIVAEAKKVLDVVNDQFQLGLSFEEDLMGGCSIDKHGVPLADEALEKARQSDAILLGAVGGPKWDKLDRAIRPEKGLLKIRSSLELYANLRPAMLYPQLVEASSLKPEVVSGLDILIVRELTGGIYFGEPRGIRTLENGEREGFNTYKYSESEIERIGRTAFEMARKRNKKVCSVDKANVLEATMLWREVMDRLAPEYPDVELSHMYVDNAAMQLVREPKQFDVIVTGNMFGDILSDAAAMLTGSIGMLPSASLDKNGCGMYEPCHGSAPDIAGQGIANPLATILSAAMMLRYSLSMTDAADAIEAAVGKVLDQGLRTADIVTEGSRKVSTAEMGDAVVAALNS from the coding sequence GTGGGAAAACAGATTCTACTACTCCCGGGCGACGGCATTGGTCCGGAAATCGTGGCCGAAGCCAAAAAAGTACTGGATGTGGTCAACGACCAGTTCCAGCTCGGCCTGAGCTTTGAAGAAGACCTGATGGGCGGTTGCTCCATCGACAAACACGGTGTACCTCTGGCCGACGAAGCCCTGGAAAAAGCCCGCCAGTCCGATGCGATTCTGCTCGGCGCTGTGGGTGGCCCGAAATGGGACAAGCTGGATCGGGCCATCCGGCCGGAAAAAGGCCTGTTGAAAATCCGCTCTTCCCTGGAGCTATACGCCAACCTGCGCCCGGCCATGCTCTACCCGCAACTGGTGGAAGCCTCCAGCCTCAAGCCGGAAGTGGTGTCCGGGCTGGATATCCTGATCGTCCGCGAGCTCACCGGTGGCATCTACTTTGGAGAGCCCCGAGGCATCCGCACCCTGGAGAATGGCGAACGGGAAGGGTTCAACACCTACAAATACAGCGAAAGCGAGATCGAGCGAATCGGTCGTACCGCGTTCGAAATGGCTCGCAAACGGAACAAGAAAGTCTGCTCGGTAGACAAAGCCAACGTGTTGGAAGCCACCATGCTCTGGCGCGAAGTCATGGACCGCCTGGCGCCGGAGTACCCGGACGTGGAACTGTCTCATATGTACGTGGACAACGCCGCCATGCAACTGGTGCGCGAGCCCAAGCAATTTGACGTGATCGTCACCGGCAACATGTTCGGCGACATCCTCTCCGACGCCGCCGCCATGCTTACCGGCTCCATCGGCATGTTGCCCTCGGCGTCCCTGGATAAAAATGGCTGCGGCATGTACGAGCCCTGCCACGGCTCGGCCCCGGATATTGCCGGCCAGGGCATCGCCAACCCGCTGGCGACCATACTGTCCGCCGCGATGATGTTGCGCTATTCTCTGTCTATGACCGATGCGGCTGACGCCATTGAGGCGGCCGTGGGCAAAGTGCTGGACCAGGGGTTGCGCACCGCGGATATCGTCACCGAGGGTAGTCGCAAGGTGTCCACGGCGGAAATGGGCGATGCGGTGGTTGCGGCGCTTAATTCGTAG